GCAATGAAATCCCTGAATATCGAGCTGACAGCCGATTATATGGTGATGGCGGCCTTACTGGCAGATCTGAAATCACGTTTGCTCTTGCCGAAACCGAAAAGTCTGGCTGCGATTGAGCAGGATCCAAAACAAGAACTGATTGACCGTTTAGAAAATTATTTAAGAATTAAACAGGCAGCAGAACGTCTGGGCCAAATGCCAATTCTGGAACGTGACACTTTCACCACCAACGTCAGTTTGGGCGAAATCCAGCAGCCGAATGAAGGGTATTCAAGCGATTTATTGCGTGATGCCTTGCTTTGTATATTTAACCGTCCTGAACCCGTGATTCATCAGGTGCAACAGGAACCGGTATTGCTGGAAGAACGGATTGCCTATATTGAAAGTTGTATTGAAACTGGCGAAGTACTCAGCTTTAAGGACTTGTTAAAACCGAGCCAAGGCCGTATGGGTATGGTGGTGACCTTTATGGCGGTACTGGAACTGACCCGACAACAAAAAATTCAGATTATTGCTACAGGTATTGAAGCCCCGCTCGCAATTCAAGGAGCCAGTCAATGACACTCAATCAAAATACGCTGTTATCTGCAGAAGATAATCGGCATGAAGTCCTGATGCAACTTGAAGCCATTATTTTCGCTAGTGACTCTGCTGTTTCATTGGCTCGTCTGAAAGAAGCTTTTCAGGATCGCTATAACAAACAGGAATTACGTCAGTATTTACAACAACTTTCCATGCTGATGCATGGCCGTTCGATCGAACTGATTGAAACAGCACAAGGTTATCGTTTTCAAGTGCGTGCAAAATATCGTAATATTATTGCACAGACCTGGCCTGAGCGACCGGCTCGCTTATCGCCTTCATTACTGGAGACGCTTGCAGTGATTGCTTATCACCAGCCAGTGACTCGAGCGGATATTGAACAGATTCGTGGTGTTACGAATAACAGTCAAAACCTGCGTACGCTGTTTGACTGGAACTGGATTATAGAGTCCGGATTTCGTGAACTCCCTGGAAGACCTGCGTTGTTAATGACAACGCCACAATTTTTAAATGCGTTTGGCCTGAATAGTTTGGGCCAATTGCCTCCCCTGCAGGATGCCAAGGAAGCTTTTATGGCCCTCGATGCGAATGCACCGAAGTCATAAATAGGTGAACTGTTGATAATTATTTCTAAGGTTATGCTGTCATGAGTGAAAAGTTGCAAAAGGTGCTTGCACGCGTTGGTTTGGGTTCTCGCCGTTATATGGAAGAAGTCATTGCCGCGGGTCGTGTAAGTGTCAACGGGCAAATTGCCCAAGTGGGTGAAAGAATCGAACCAGGTGATGAGCTTCGCATCGATGGTCGTAAAGTTGCCTTCCAGATTGAAGACGAAATCCGTCGTCGTGTCATTATCTATTACAAGCCTGAAGGCGAGATCTGCTCACGTAGCGATCCTGAAAACCGTCCGACCGTGTTTGAACAGCTGCCTGCTATTCCGGGCGATCGCTGGGTGATGGTCGGTCGTCTGGATATTAACTCGACCGGTCTGCTCTTGTTCACAAATGATGGCGAACTTGCCAACCGCTTGATGCACCCATCGAATGAAATCGAACGTGAATATGCAGTTCGTGTCATGGGTGAAGTTACACCACAAATTCGCAACAACATGCTCAAAGGCGTAGTGCTTGACGATGGTCCGGCAAAATTCGAATCTTTCTCTGAATTGGGCGGTGACGGGATCAACCGTTGGTTCCAGGTAGTAGTAAA
The nucleotide sequence above comes from Acinetobacter lwoffii. Encoded proteins:
- a CDS encoding segregation and condensation protein A — its product is MTQIIHNTMESAPHIRVLDEWQDTIPEDLYIPPAAFEILLEHFEGPLDFLIYLIQKNGFDLLQVDIAPIAAQYLSYMDAMKSLNIELTADYMVMAALLADLKSRLLLPKPKSLAAIEQDPKQELIDRLENYLRIKQAAERLGQMPILERDTFTTNVSLGEIQQPNEGYSSDLLRDALLCIFNRPEPVIHQVQQEPVLLEERIAYIESCIETGEVLSFKDLLKPSQGRMGMVVTFMAVLELTRQQKIQIIATGIEAPLAIQGASQ
- the scpB gene encoding SMC-Scp complex subunit ScpB, with product MTLNQNTLLSAEDNRHEVLMQLEAIIFASDSAVSLARLKEAFQDRYNKQELRQYLQQLSMLMHGRSIELIETAQGYRFQVRAKYRNIIAQTWPERPARLSPSLLETLAVIAYHQPVTRADIEQIRGVTNNSQNLRTLFDWNWIIESGFRELPGRPALLMTTPQFLNAFGLNSLGQLPPLQDAKEAFMALDANAPKS
- the rluB gene encoding 23S rRNA pseudouridine(2605) synthase RluB; this encodes MSEKLQKVLARVGLGSRRYMEEVIAAGRVSVNGQIAQVGERIEPGDELRIDGRKVAFQIEDEIRRRVIIYYKPEGEICSRSDPENRPTVFEQLPAIPGDRWVMVGRLDINSTGLLLFTNDGELANRLMHPSNEIEREYAVRVMGEVTPQIRNNMLKGVVLDDGPAKFESFSELGGDGINRWFQVVVKEGRNREVRRIFESQGLKVSRLLRTRYGTVILPRELRTGRWIELDKNDIDNLTKAVELKPRQGTGLFGMAKRRNERMQDKPMAARRGGFLRQQRRDSDEQPQNNTGRERRDENAYGRRDRAENQNGTQFVRRENRPDQSFGRREERDENAPRRPYGVNKGFKKF